In one Brienomyrus brachyistius isolate T26 chromosome 12, BBRACH_0.4, whole genome shotgun sequence genomic region, the following are encoded:
- the LOC125704390 gene encoding meiosis 1 arrest protein isoform X2 produces the protein MIVDVSPPGWLCISTSLCEALDNFLALTCSLEGPCRLPLLSLYALNKELECLLPFVQVKGNLSRLRSCVEELRDTPGEGCIHPPSGLFSQAVKDSLLQFKQYIRHVPAACHVGNSCIEVAIFTSQPGQAVVKQLEAGLKDTDLGSLQRLLVVHISTRHIPSEDSNDWNFIASCSTGLGDLEEIPVLAAEIELQQVDNDSISLESVFKTWLHDQGGQREHLHLLLPPALQGYASHPVCLKCDMQERLLSPALLPGVLDLGAKTESIRDFSLPVKEPASHSVFPHQLTIIKALKSEGVCQSVLYGLPLIIRPTSCCHLDWDEMEMNHHHFHALCHTLRSRDWVLLARHEPPPGAGADVTAFSHYILQPSASLSLLLKPVAGRELLLPCHMPVSSEDSLEGPLTTIQNSLAQLEEDPVFNPLCLKTNLYQQLRVLQMRKTHPYTLQRRDQPWPPERPVKPVHLTGTGGRAEKGKTRATVAPLQFASAPKPF, from the exons ATGATCGTGGATGTGTCCCCTCCTGGGTGGCTGTGCATCAGTACTAGCCTCTGCGAGGCACTGGACAACTTCCTGGCCCTGACGTGTAGCCTGGAGGGACCCTGCCGCTTGCCCCTTCTCAGCCTCTATGCACTTAACAAGGAGCTGGAGTGTCTGCTGCCCTTTGTG CAGGTGAAGGGAAACCTGAGTCGCCTGCGTTCCTGCGTGGAGGAGCTTCGCGACACGCCCGGGGAAGGCTGCATCCACCCGCCCAGCGGACTCTTCAGTCAGGCTGTGAAAGACAGCCTGCTTCAGTTCAAGCAGTACATACGTCACGTACCTGCAGCCTGCCACGTCGGCAACAGCTGCATCGAG GTGGCGATCTTCACCAGCCAGCCAGGCCAGGCTGTGGTAAAGCAGCTTGAGGCAGGACTGAAGGACACAGACCTGGGGAGCCTTCAGCGCCTGTTGGTGGTCCATATCAGCACACGCCATATCCCGTctgaggacagcaatgactggaATTTCATAGCATCCTGCTCCACTGGCCTAGGAGACCTTGAAG AAATCCCAGTGCTGGCTGCAGAGATAGAGTTGCAGCAGGTGGACAACGACAGCATCTCCCTGGAGAGTGTCTTTAAGACATGGCTACATGACCAAGGGGGCCAACGAGAGCACCTGCATCTGCTGCTCCCGCCGGCTCTGCAGGGCTATGCTTCCCACCCGG TCTGTTTGAAGTGTGACATGCAGGAAAGACTACTGAGTCCCGCTCTACTGCCTGGTGTTCTGGATCTTGGTGCCAAGACGGAGAGCATCCGGGACTTCTCTTTGCCAGTAAAAGAGCCAGCCAGTCACAGCGTGTTCCCACACCAGCTGACCATCATCAA AGCTCTGAAATCAGAAGGGGTGTGTCAGTCGGTGCTCTATGGCCTGCCCCTCATCATCCGCCCCACAAGCTGCTGCCATCTTGATTGGGATGAGATGGAAATGAACCACCACCACTTCCACGCACTCTGCCACACGCTCAGG AGTCGCGATTGGGTTCTGCTGGCACGGCATGAGCCGCCTCCTGGCGCCGGTGCTGACGTGACTGCGTTTTCCCACTACATACTCCAGCCGTCCGCTTCCCTCTCACTGCTGCTCAAGCCTGTGGCTGGCCGGGAGCTGCTGCTGCCTTGCCACATGCCTGTGTCCAGCGAGGACTCCCTTGAAGGCCCTCTCACCACCATACAG AACTCTCTAGCACAGCTGGAAGAAGATCCGGTGTTTAATCCTTTGTGTCTGAAGACCAACCTATACCAGCAGTTGAGAGTCCTCCAAATGCGTAAAACGCACCCGTACACTTTGCAGCGCAGGGACCAGCCCTGGCCACCAGAACGGCCGGTCAAACCGGTCCACCTTACAGGGACAGGAGGAAGAGCAGAGAAG GGCAAAACTAGGGCGACCGTGGCGCCCCTCCAGTTTGCATCAGCCCCGAAGCCTTTTTAG
- the LOC125704390 gene encoding meiosis 1 arrest protein isoform X1 produces MNARNRPAPSQVCCPTSFSRQPPRIMIVDVSPPGWLCISTSLCEALDNFLALTCSLEGPCRLPLLSLYALNKELECLLPFVQVKGNLSRLRSCVEELRDTPGEGCIHPPSGLFSQAVKDSLLQFKQYIRHVPAACHVGNSCIEVAIFTSQPGQAVVKQLEAGLKDTDLGSLQRLLVVHISTRHIPSEDSNDWNFIASCSTGLGDLEEIPVLAAEIELQQVDNDSISLESVFKTWLHDQGGQREHLHLLLPPALQGYASHPVCLKCDMQERLLSPALLPGVLDLGAKTESIRDFSLPVKEPASHSVFPHQLTIIKALKSEGVCQSVLYGLPLIIRPTSCCHLDWDEMEMNHHHFHALCHTLRSRDWVLLARHEPPPGAGADVTAFSHYILQPSASLSLLLKPVAGRELLLPCHMPVSSEDSLEGPLTTIQNSLAQLEEDPVFNPLCLKTNLYQQLRVLQMRKTHPYTLQRRDQPWPPERPVKPVHLTGTGGRAEKGKTRATVAPLQFASAPKPF; encoded by the exons ATGAATGCGAGGAACAGGCCTGCGCCCAGCCAGGTCTGCTGCCCGACGTCCTTCTCTCGACAGCCTCCTCGCATTATGATCGTGGATGTGTCCCCTCCTGGGTGGCTGTGCATCAGTACTAGCCTCTGCGAGGCACTGGACAACTTCCTGGCCCTGACGTGTAGCCTGGAGGGACCCTGCCGCTTGCCCCTTCTCAGCCTCTATGCACTTAACAAGGAGCTGGAGTGTCTGCTGCCCTTTGTG CAGGTGAAGGGAAACCTGAGTCGCCTGCGTTCCTGCGTGGAGGAGCTTCGCGACACGCCCGGGGAAGGCTGCATCCACCCGCCCAGCGGACTCTTCAGTCAGGCTGTGAAAGACAGCCTGCTTCAGTTCAAGCAGTACATACGTCACGTACCTGCAGCCTGCCACGTCGGCAACAGCTGCATCGAG GTGGCGATCTTCACCAGCCAGCCAGGCCAGGCTGTGGTAAAGCAGCTTGAGGCAGGACTGAAGGACACAGACCTGGGGAGCCTTCAGCGCCTGTTGGTGGTCCATATCAGCACACGCCATATCCCGTctgaggacagcaatgactggaATTTCATAGCATCCTGCTCCACTGGCCTAGGAGACCTTGAAG AAATCCCAGTGCTGGCTGCAGAGATAGAGTTGCAGCAGGTGGACAACGACAGCATCTCCCTGGAGAGTGTCTTTAAGACATGGCTACATGACCAAGGGGGCCAACGAGAGCACCTGCATCTGCTGCTCCCGCCGGCTCTGCAGGGCTATGCTTCCCACCCGG TCTGTTTGAAGTGTGACATGCAGGAAAGACTACTGAGTCCCGCTCTACTGCCTGGTGTTCTGGATCTTGGTGCCAAGACGGAGAGCATCCGGGACTTCTCTTTGCCAGTAAAAGAGCCAGCCAGTCACAGCGTGTTCCCACACCAGCTGACCATCATCAA AGCTCTGAAATCAGAAGGGGTGTGTCAGTCGGTGCTCTATGGCCTGCCCCTCATCATCCGCCCCACAAGCTGCTGCCATCTTGATTGGGATGAGATGGAAATGAACCACCACCACTTCCACGCACTCTGCCACACGCTCAGG AGTCGCGATTGGGTTCTGCTGGCACGGCATGAGCCGCCTCCTGGCGCCGGTGCTGACGTGACTGCGTTTTCCCACTACATACTCCAGCCGTCCGCTTCCCTCTCACTGCTGCTCAAGCCTGTGGCTGGCCGGGAGCTGCTGCTGCCTTGCCACATGCCTGTGTCCAGCGAGGACTCCCTTGAAGGCCCTCTCACCACCATACAG AACTCTCTAGCACAGCTGGAAGAAGATCCGGTGTTTAATCCTTTGTGTCTGAAGACCAACCTATACCAGCAGTTGAGAGTCCTCCAAATGCGTAAAACGCACCCGTACACTTTGCAGCGCAGGGACCAGCCCTGGCCACCAGAACGGCCGGTCAAACCGGTCCACCTTACAGGGACAGGAGGAAGAGCAGAGAAG GGCAAAACTAGGGCGACCGTGGCGCCCCTCCAGTTTGCATCAGCCCCGAAGCCTTTTTAG
- the LOC125704390 gene encoding meiosis 1 arrest protein isoform X3, which produces MNARNRPAPSQVCCPTSFSRQPPRIMIVDVSPPGWLCISTSLCEALDNFLALTCSLEGPCRLPLLSLYALNKELECLLPFVQVKGNLSRLRSCVEELRDTPGEGCIHPPSGLFSQAVKDSLLQFKQYIRHVPAACHVGNSCIEVAIFTSQPGQAVVKQLEAGLKDTDLGSLQRLLVVHISTRHIPSEDSNDWNFIASCSTGLGDLEEIPVLAAEIELQQVDNDSISLESVFKTWLHDQGGQREHLHLLLPPALQGYASHPVCLKCDMQERLLSPALLPGVLDLGAKTESIRDFSLPVKEPASHSVFPHQLTIIKALKSEGVCQSVLYGLPLIIRPTSCCHLDWDEMEMNHHHFHALCHTLRPSASLSLLLKPVAGRELLLPCHMPVSSEDSLEGPLTTIQNSLAQLEEDPVFNPLCLKTNLYQQLRVLQMRKTHPYTLQRRDQPWPPERPVKPVHLTGTGGRAEKGKTRATVAPLQFASAPKPF; this is translated from the exons ATGAATGCGAGGAACAGGCCTGCGCCCAGCCAGGTCTGCTGCCCGACGTCCTTCTCTCGACAGCCTCCTCGCATTATGATCGTGGATGTGTCCCCTCCTGGGTGGCTGTGCATCAGTACTAGCCTCTGCGAGGCACTGGACAACTTCCTGGCCCTGACGTGTAGCCTGGAGGGACCCTGCCGCTTGCCCCTTCTCAGCCTCTATGCACTTAACAAGGAGCTGGAGTGTCTGCTGCCCTTTGTG CAGGTGAAGGGAAACCTGAGTCGCCTGCGTTCCTGCGTGGAGGAGCTTCGCGACACGCCCGGGGAAGGCTGCATCCACCCGCCCAGCGGACTCTTCAGTCAGGCTGTGAAAGACAGCCTGCTTCAGTTCAAGCAGTACATACGTCACGTACCTGCAGCCTGCCACGTCGGCAACAGCTGCATCGAG GTGGCGATCTTCACCAGCCAGCCAGGCCAGGCTGTGGTAAAGCAGCTTGAGGCAGGACTGAAGGACACAGACCTGGGGAGCCTTCAGCGCCTGTTGGTGGTCCATATCAGCACACGCCATATCCCGTctgaggacagcaatgactggaATTTCATAGCATCCTGCTCCACTGGCCTAGGAGACCTTGAAG AAATCCCAGTGCTGGCTGCAGAGATAGAGTTGCAGCAGGTGGACAACGACAGCATCTCCCTGGAGAGTGTCTTTAAGACATGGCTACATGACCAAGGGGGCCAACGAGAGCACCTGCATCTGCTGCTCCCGCCGGCTCTGCAGGGCTATGCTTCCCACCCGG TCTGTTTGAAGTGTGACATGCAGGAAAGACTACTGAGTCCCGCTCTACTGCCTGGTGTTCTGGATCTTGGTGCCAAGACGGAGAGCATCCGGGACTTCTCTTTGCCAGTAAAAGAGCCAGCCAGTCACAGCGTGTTCCCACACCAGCTGACCATCATCAA AGCTCTGAAATCAGAAGGGGTGTGTCAGTCGGTGCTCTATGGCCTGCCCCTCATCATCCGCCCCACAAGCTGCTGCCATCTTGATTGGGATGAGATGGAAATGAACCACCACCACTTCCACGCACTCTGCCACACGCTCAGG CCGTCCGCTTCCCTCTCACTGCTGCTCAAGCCTGTGGCTGGCCGGGAGCTGCTGCTGCCTTGCCACATGCCTGTGTCCAGCGAGGACTCCCTTGAAGGCCCTCTCACCACCATACAG AACTCTCTAGCACAGCTGGAAGAAGATCCGGTGTTTAATCCTTTGTGTCTGAAGACCAACCTATACCAGCAGTTGAGAGTCCTCCAAATGCGTAAAACGCACCCGTACACTTTGCAGCGCAGGGACCAGCCCTGGCCACCAGAACGGCCGGTCAAACCGGTCCACCTTACAGGGACAGGAGGAAGAGCAGAGAAG GGCAAAACTAGGGCGACCGTGGCGCCCCTCCAGTTTGCATCAGCCCCGAAGCCTTTTTAG
- the LOC125704390 gene encoding meiosis 1 arrest protein isoform X4: protein MNARNRPAPSQVCCPTSFSRQPPRIMIVDVSPPGWLCISTSLCEALDNFLALTCSLEGPCRLPLLSLYALNKELECLLPFVQVKGNLSRLRSCVEELRDTPGEGCIHPPSGLFSQAVKDSLLQFKQYIRHVPAACHVGNSCIEVAIFTSQPGQAVVKQLEAGLKDTDLGSLQRLLVVHISTRHIPSEDSNDWNFIASCSTGLGDLEEIPVLAAEIELQQVDNDSISLESVFKTWLHDQGGQREHLHLLLPPALQGYASHPVCLKCDMQERLLSPALLPGVLDLGAKTESIRDFSLPVKEPASHSVFPHQLTIIKALKSEGVCQSVLYGLPLIIRPTSCCHLDWDEMEMNHHHFHALCHTLRSRDWVLLARHEPPPGAGADVTAFSHYILQPSASLSLLLKPVAGRELLLPCHMPVSSEDSLEGPLTTIQVTRQDDL, encoded by the exons ATGAATGCGAGGAACAGGCCTGCGCCCAGCCAGGTCTGCTGCCCGACGTCCTTCTCTCGACAGCCTCCTCGCATTATGATCGTGGATGTGTCCCCTCCTGGGTGGCTGTGCATCAGTACTAGCCTCTGCGAGGCACTGGACAACTTCCTGGCCCTGACGTGTAGCCTGGAGGGACCCTGCCGCTTGCCCCTTCTCAGCCTCTATGCACTTAACAAGGAGCTGGAGTGTCTGCTGCCCTTTGTG CAGGTGAAGGGAAACCTGAGTCGCCTGCGTTCCTGCGTGGAGGAGCTTCGCGACACGCCCGGGGAAGGCTGCATCCACCCGCCCAGCGGACTCTTCAGTCAGGCTGTGAAAGACAGCCTGCTTCAGTTCAAGCAGTACATACGTCACGTACCTGCAGCCTGCCACGTCGGCAACAGCTGCATCGAG GTGGCGATCTTCACCAGCCAGCCAGGCCAGGCTGTGGTAAAGCAGCTTGAGGCAGGACTGAAGGACACAGACCTGGGGAGCCTTCAGCGCCTGTTGGTGGTCCATATCAGCACACGCCATATCCCGTctgaggacagcaatgactggaATTTCATAGCATCCTGCTCCACTGGCCTAGGAGACCTTGAAG AAATCCCAGTGCTGGCTGCAGAGATAGAGTTGCAGCAGGTGGACAACGACAGCATCTCCCTGGAGAGTGTCTTTAAGACATGGCTACATGACCAAGGGGGCCAACGAGAGCACCTGCATCTGCTGCTCCCGCCGGCTCTGCAGGGCTATGCTTCCCACCCGG TCTGTTTGAAGTGTGACATGCAGGAAAGACTACTGAGTCCCGCTCTACTGCCTGGTGTTCTGGATCTTGGTGCCAAGACGGAGAGCATCCGGGACTTCTCTTTGCCAGTAAAAGAGCCAGCCAGTCACAGCGTGTTCCCACACCAGCTGACCATCATCAA AGCTCTGAAATCAGAAGGGGTGTGTCAGTCGGTGCTCTATGGCCTGCCCCTCATCATCCGCCCCACAAGCTGCTGCCATCTTGATTGGGATGAGATGGAAATGAACCACCACCACTTCCACGCACTCTGCCACACGCTCAGG AGTCGCGATTGGGTTCTGCTGGCACGGCATGAGCCGCCTCCTGGCGCCGGTGCTGACGTGACTGCGTTTTCCCACTACATACTCCAGCCGTCCGCTTCCCTCTCACTGCTGCTCAAGCCTGTGGCTGGCCGGGAGCTGCTGCTGCCTTGCCACATGCCTGTGTCCAGCGAGGACTCCCTTGAAGGCCCTCTCACCACCATACAG GTTACAAGACAGGATGATCTGTAG
- the LOC125704395 gene encoding uncharacterized protein LOC125704395 — translation MEVTQHKTRWLKVNNVISIWTSSKIYIFFSVLRILNGFQAVLRILMRCEISPFCFTLRGLMVTQKERHWMAPALPVSLGSRVPKTALIRPENSCIIHAPRKHPFKPAATLMTGMRLLGADRYQTYKTGTGAPAGHQKKQHSAGLLTGKKPLASISAADRVSPVERKSFSCVRVLSLMTSRMRSLQLPKEENEQKIMEGGACRRGKRPSVRMEC, via the exons ATGGAGGTCACCCAGCACAAAACCAGATGGCTAAAAGTAAATAATGTAATCAGTATTTGGACGAgcagtaaaatatacattttcttcTCTGTGCTCAGAATCCTGAATGGCTTCCAAGCAGTGCTGCGCATTCTCATGCGTTGTGAGATCTCACCCTTCTGCTTCACGCTGCGAGGCCTTATGGTCACTCAGAAAGAACGGCACTGGATGGCACCAGCTCTTCCCGTCAGTCTCGGCAGCCGGGTCCCGAAAACCGCACTCATTCGGCCGGAGAACAGTTGCATTATTCATGCGCCGAGAAAACACCCTTTCAAACCTGCTGCGACCTTAATGACTGGGATGAGGCTCCTAGGCGCGGACCGGTACCAGACCTACAAGACCGGCACTGGAGCTCCAGCAGG GCACCAGAAGAAGCAACACTCAGCTGGTCTGCTCACTGGGAAAAAGCCCTTAGCTTCAATATCAGCTGCAGATCGGGTGTCACCTGTGGAG AGAAAAAGCTTCTCATGTGTCAGAGTGCTCAGCCTTATGACCTCCCGGATGAGGTCATTACAGCTTCCCAAGGAGGAGAACGAGCAGAAG ATCATGGAAGGGGGAGCTTGTCGCAGAGGGAAAAGGCCTTCGGTTAGGATGGAGTGCTGA